A genomic segment from Candidatus Brocadia sinica JPN1 encodes:
- a CDS encoding type II toxin-antitoxin system RelE family toxin — MKSYTTKRFRKALEQLPDDVRKQARKAYELFVQNPYHPSLRFKQIHSTKHIYTVRINIDYRAVGARNGDEIVWFWIGPHAEYDKLISQIAG; from the coding sequence ATGAAGTCTTACACGACTAAGCGCTTTCGCAAGGCGCTTGAACAATTGCCGGATGATGTTCGGAAACAGGCAAGGAAGGCATATGAACTTTTTGTCCAGAATCCTTATCATCCCAGCTTGCGCTTCAAACAAATCCATTCCACGAAACACATTTACACAGTTCGGATTAACATTGACTATCGCGCTGTTGGCGCTCGTAACGGGGATGAAATTGTCTGGTTCTGGATCGGTCCACATGCAGAATACGATAAACTCATATCACAGATTGCAGGATGA
- a CDS encoding type II toxin-antitoxin system VapC family toxin — translation MEITLDTHTFIWYLDKSLNNKLSQKALKIIKEAEDSYTIYLPIIVLIEVLYLIEKGRVNVSFHKLLLNLEKSINYEIVPFDTKLLKVAETIKGLEVHDRLILATAILTGSPLVSYDREIHAKGIKVIW, via the coding sequence ATGGAAATAACTTTGGATACTCACACCTTTATTTGGTATTTGGATAAAAGCCTGAATAATAAGTTATCTCAAAAGGCATTAAAAATCATTAAAGAAGCTGAAGATTCATATACCATTTACTTACCAATAATAGTTTTAATAGAAGTACTTTACTTGATAGAAAAGGGGCGTGTTAATGTATCGTTTCATAAGCTCTTATTAAATTTAGAAAAAAGTATCAATTATGAGATAGTTCCCTTTGACACAAAGTTGTTAAAAGTTGCTGAGACCATAAAAGGACTAGAAGTGCACGACAGATTAATACTCGCAACAGCGATATTAACTGGTAGTCCTCTTGTTAGCTACGACAGAGAAATACACGCTAAAGGAATTAAAGTTATATGGTGA
- a CDS encoding helix-turn-helix domain-containing protein: protein MPIQLGELKLYSLKELSKSLGITTFTLRTYIRQGKLRARKMGTKWLVTEDALKEYFKETQESKKEDRISLHGIISNSKVTKKDIEEAKGIWK, encoded by the coding sequence ATGCCTATTCAATTAGGGGAATTAAAACTTTACTCACTAAAAGAGTTATCAAAAAGTTTGGGTATCACAACGTTTACCTTAAGAACATATATTCGGCAAGGAAAACTCAGAGCAAGAAAAATGGGGACTAAATGGCTAGTTACAGAGGATGCCCTAAAAGAATATTTCAAAGAAACCCAAGAGTCAAAAAAAGAAGATCGTATTTCCCTGCACGGGATAATAAGCAATAGTAAAGTAACCAAAAAAGATATTGAAGAAGCAAAAGGAATATGGAAATAA
- a CDS encoding type II toxin-antitoxin system HicB family antitoxin: MQIKLTAVFQKVPEGYIGFVEELPGANTQGATLEEARSNLEEAVQLVLAANREEE; this comes from the coding sequence ATGCAAATTAAACTAACAGCAGTTTTTCAAAAGGTACCCGAAGGATACATCGGATTTGTAGAAGAACTACCGGGCGCCAATACACAGGGAGCCACATTAGAGGAAGCACGGAGTAACCTTGAAGAGGCAGTACAATTAGTCCTGGCGGCTAACCGGGAAGAGGAGTAA
- the tnpC gene encoding IS66 family transposase — protein sequence MTRDEAIAILEMDREDAIQAILILAEKAEKYDRLCDQPRPTTPPGMTPPYLKPTSKRKKRPCGRKHGHKGISRKRPETVTAYQTHTLKSCPDCHQPLQNPVRTYKRYIEDIPQIDPVVTEHTVHGSWCSCCRKIVQPTVTDALPNARLGLRLVVFTAWLHYLVGISINNIVKMVSVFFNFHISAGGLTQAWKSLATLLESRYNDIGQKVSASAVLHADETGWRLNGKTHWLWCFTTKTLCYYLITRNRGSPVIEKFLGRLFKGILICDFWGAYNKINALAKQRCFYHLFTELVKVDTYNRSIPWKAFRKKLSRVLKDALRLSEEKNHLSPECFLRLKKRLHYRLEQFLITPYQDKDAQRLIKRLNRHKEELFTFLEHEGVSPYNNHAEQQMRKPVLTRKVSQQNRSAQGANTQAILMTLLRSAELQGANPVENLLAIAKNALTVKTPSGLAYKIAC from the coding sequence ATGACCAGGGATGAAGCCATAGCTATTTTGGAGATGGACAGAGAGGATGCGATTCAAGCTATCCTGATACTGGCCGAGAAAGCAGAGAAATATGACCGACTCTGCGATCAACCGAGACCAACTACCCCTCCCGGCATGACACCGCCGTATCTCAAACCCACAAGCAAAAGGAAAAAACGGCCTTGTGGCAGGAAACACGGACATAAGGGGATTTCCCGGAAACGGCCGGAAACAGTAACAGCCTATCAGACACATACCCTCAAGAGTTGTCCTGATTGCCACCAGCCACTGCAAAATCCGGTAAGAACGTATAAGCGATACATCGAAGATATCCCACAGATTGATCCGGTCGTGACTGAACATACGGTTCATGGTTCCTGGTGTTCTTGTTGTAGAAAGATTGTCCAGCCTACGGTCACAGACGCGTTGCCAAATGCCCGACTCGGATTGCGCCTCGTTGTCTTTACCGCCTGGCTTCATTACTTAGTCGGCATAAGTATAAACAATATCGTAAAGATGGTTTCCGTATTTTTCAACTTTCACATAAGCGCCGGTGGTTTAACCCAGGCTTGGAAGTCCCTTGCAACACTCCTGGAATCACGGTATAACGATATTGGACAAAAAGTCTCCGCAAGTGCCGTTTTACACGCAGATGAAACAGGGTGGCGGTTGAACGGGAAAACCCATTGGTTATGGTGTTTTACCACCAAAACCCTCTGCTACTACCTCATAACACGCAATCGGGGGTCGCCTGTCATAGAAAAGTTCTTAGGCAGACTATTCAAGGGCATCCTGATTTGTGACTTCTGGGGCGCTTATAACAAGATAAACGCACTGGCAAAGCAGCGGTGTTTCTATCATCTGTTCACGGAACTGGTAAAAGTCGACACATACAATCGGTCAATTCCATGGAAAGCTTTCCGGAAAAAACTCTCTCGTGTGCTCAAAGACGCATTGCGGTTATCGGAGGAAAAGAACCATTTGAGTCCAGAATGCTTTCTTCGGTTGAAAAAGAGATTACATTATCGGCTTGAACAGTTTTTGATAACACCCTATCAGGATAAAGACGCACAAAGACTGATCAAACGTCTGAATCGCCATAAAGAGGAACTCTTTACGTTCCTGGAACATGAGGGCGTGAGTCCCTATAATAACCATGCTGAGCAACAGATGCGAAAGCCGGTATTGACTCGAAAGGTCTCACAACAAAATCGTTCTGCTCAAGGTGCGAATACCCAGGCTATCCTTATGACATTGCTTCGCTCTGCGGAATTACAAGGTGCTAATCCCGTTGAAAACCTTCTGGCAATTGCCAAAAACGCCCTGACGGTAAAAACGCCTTCTGGGTTGGCCTATAAAATCGCTTGTTAA
- a CDS encoding phage antirepressor N-terminal domain-containing protein, protein MESLVEFKEVREMSDSQRALKPVDVGFEEFNGQPVRIAIVVICGKKVPIVALSDIAQYIGHQKDSLWKLINGDTLLKEWSVISVMEMTDGKNYEVMALTLDGFIGLMVKINPKRVKNVERQERILAFQRWAIPTLRKIMFQERYHLDSDRIPLTAQEMNAIFEMIKYYEKTKSANTCQLLKKTLQKVYPDIVISDSEAMEKVITQLGLPFKNEVK, encoded by the coding sequence ATGGAAAGTTTAGTGGAGTTTAAAGAAGTACGGGAAATGTCAGACAGTCAAAGGGCGCTTAAGCCGGTGGATGTGGGATTTGAGGAGTTTAATGGACAGCCTGTAAGGATTGCTATTGTGGTTATATGTGGTAAGAAAGTTCCGATTGTAGCATTATCGGATATCGCTCAATACATAGGACATCAAAAAGATAGCCTTTGGAAGCTGATTAATGGCGATACGCTCTTAAAAGAGTGGTCAGTTATTTCCGTTATGGAAATGACTGACGGCAAAAACTATGAAGTTATGGCCTTAACCCTCGATGGTTTTATCGGTTTGATGGTGAAAATCAATCCAAAAAGGGTAAAAAATGTCGAAAGGCAGGAGAGAATCCTGGCATTTCAGAGGTGGGCTATACCCACGCTCAGGAAGATTATGTTCCAGGAGAGGTATCACCTGGATTCGGACAGGATCCCACTTACTGCACAGGAGATGAACGCTATCTTTGAGATGATCAAGTATTATGAGAAGACTAAAAGCGCCAACACTTGCCAGCTCCTTAAGAAGACGTTGCAGAAGGTGTACCCGGATATTGTTATCTCTGATAGTGAGGCAATGGAAAAGGTGATCACTCAGCTTGGGCTGCCATTTAAAAATGAGGTGAAATAG
- a CDS encoding DNA polymerase IV, whose product MRRILHIDMDAFFAAVEQKRNQELVGKPLVIGGSGDPTQRGVVSTASYEARKYGIHSAMPLRIAYKLCPHAVFLPVDYEEYSRVSRKIKGILRKFSPIMEDVGIDEVFLDISLIEKTAEEIAKEIKTKIKQETGLTCSIGVAPNKLLAKIASDMQKPDGLTIIAEGDIENRIWPLPVRKLWGVGPKTEAYLKEMGIGTIGGLALFPRGRLIEGFGESHGRYLYEASRGIDESPLITHWEPKSTSREVTFQSDTNDWQIIARTLAELTREVANDIKQASYRGRTVTVKVRFSDFKTHTRAKTLAEPTNAVNEIRTAAFDCLKRFELKKKVRLVGVRVGGLEKV is encoded by the coding sequence ATGAGACGGATCCTTCATATAGATATGGATGCTTTTTTTGCAGCAGTTGAGCAAAAGAGAAATCAGGAACTGGTAGGAAAGCCTCTCGTAATTGGAGGCAGCGGCGATCCCACTCAAAGGGGCGTAGTCTCCACAGCATCCTATGAAGCCAGAAAATATGGGATACATTCCGCAATGCCTTTAAGAATTGCATACAAACTCTGTCCTCATGCCGTTTTTCTTCCCGTAGATTATGAGGAGTATTCAAGGGTATCCCGAAAGATAAAGGGCATCTTGAGAAAATTCAGTCCAATAATGGAGGATGTGGGGATTGACGAGGTATTTCTTGATATATCCCTGATAGAAAAGACGGCAGAGGAGATTGCAAAAGAAATCAAAACAAAGATCAAACAGGAGACAGGTCTTACCTGTTCTATAGGAGTAGCTCCCAACAAACTCCTGGCAAAAATTGCCTCTGACATGCAAAAGCCGGATGGACTAACCATCATCGCAGAAGGTGACATAGAAAATCGTATATGGCCGTTACCAGTGAGAAAACTTTGGGGCGTGGGACCAAAGACAGAGGCATACTTGAAGGAAATGGGTATCGGAACCATCGGAGGGCTTGCTTTATTCCCTAGGGGAAGACTTATCGAGGGATTTGGAGAATCTCACGGAAGATATCTCTACGAGGCGTCGAGGGGAATAGACGAAAGTCCTCTTATTACCCACTGGGAACCAAAATCCACGAGCAGAGAAGTTACCTTTCAGAGTGATACGAACGATTGGCAGATAATAGCCAGGACCCTTGCAGAACTTACGAGGGAGGTTGCGAACGACATTAAACAGGCTAGCTACAGGGGCAGAACCGTTACGGTGAAGGTGAGATTCAGTGATTTTAAAACCCACACAAGGGCAAAAACCCTTGCAGAGCCCACGAATGCCGTAAATGAGATAAGAACGGCTGCCTTTGATTGTCTGAAGAGGTTTGAATTGAAAAAGAAGGTCAGGCTTGTAGGCGTGAGGGTGGGAGGATTGGAAAAGGTATGA
- a CDS encoding ribbon-helix-helix domain-containing protein: MPEKTDKTFINIQIPTEMLDWIDDYRFKNRIQSRAEAVRQLIEKALGTPKKEITKK; the protein is encoded by the coding sequence ATGCCAGAAAAAACAGATAAAACTTTTATAAATATTCAAATTCCAACGGAGATGTTGGATTGGATTGACGATTATCGTTTTAAAAATCGGATTCAATCCAGGGCTGAGGCCGTAAGGCAACTGATAGAAAAAGCCTTGGGCACTCCCAAAAAAGAAATCACAAAAAAGTAA
- a CDS encoding Druantia anti-phage system protein DruA, with protein MKPILFHYRSRELHADDIAFIKALTERHFLRGRSYISRELCKSWNWMQPNGKLKEYAARDLLLRLEEQGLVSLPPRIRPKNNLKPKVFDQMPLFVKRTLEGAITEYETPTVQVVRDHQERYLWGYLLHHYHYLGCPRLVGEHIRHIVHIGNQVVACLGWASAAWKVKDRDRFIGWDESSKRTHLHLIASNVRFLIPPWVMIKHLASKVLSLALRRLSHDWKSVYGHPVYLAETFVDTARFQGTCYQAANWMRVGKTKGSAKRGNRYQYHGQPKELYLYPLHKNFRRFLTHDQG; from the coding sequence ATGAAGCCTATCCTATTCCACTACCGTTCACGAGAACTGCATGCAGACGATATAGCCTTTATCAAGGCTCTCACTGAGCGTCATTTTCTCAGAGGGCGAAGTTATATTTCCCGTGAACTCTGCAAGAGTTGGAACTGGATGCAGCCCAATGGCAAGTTGAAAGAATACGCAGCACGAGACCTCCTTCTGAGATTGGAAGAGCAGGGATTGGTTTCGCTTCCGCCACGAATACGGCCGAAAAACAATCTCAAACCCAAGGTCTTTGATCAGATGCCCCTTTTCGTCAAAAGAACACTGGAAGGTGCCATCACCGAGTATGAAACCCCGACGGTCCAGGTGGTAAGAGACCATCAAGAGAGGTACCTCTGGGGTTATCTCCTTCATCACTACCACTACCTCGGATGTCCCCGGCTTGTTGGCGAACACATCAGGCACATCGTACATATCGGCAACCAGGTCGTTGCCTGTCTTGGATGGGCAAGTGCCGCATGGAAGGTCAAAGACCGTGATCGTTTCATCGGATGGGATGAGTCTTCCAAACGGACACACTTGCATTTGATTGCAAGTAACGTGCGATTTCTCATTCCACCCTGGGTTATGATCAAACACCTTGCATCCAAGGTATTATCCCTCGCCCTCAGGCGTTTGTCACATGACTGGAAATCCGTCTATGGCCATCCCGTGTATTTGGCTGAAACCTTTGTTGATACCGCACGGTTTCAAGGCACCTGCTACCAGGCAGCCAATTGGATGCGTGTTGGTAAAACCAAGGGGAGTGCAAAACGGGGCAATCGCTATCAGTATCATGGCCAACCTAAGGAACTCTACCTGTATCCTCTCCACAAAAATTTCCGGAGGTTTCTTACTCATGACCAGGGATGA
- the tnpC gene encoding IS66 family transposase, whose translation MTRDEAIAILEMDREDAIQAILILAEKAEKYDRLCDQPRPTTPPGMTPPYLKPTSKRKRRPCGRKHGHKGISRKRPEKITAYQTHTLKSCPDCHQPLQNPVRTYKRYIEDIPQIDPVVTEHTVHGSWCSCCRKIVQPTVTDALPNARLGLRLVVFTAWLHYLVGISINNIVKMVSVFFNFHISAGGLTQAWKSLATLLESRYNDIGQKVSASAVLHADETGWRLNGKTHWLWCFTTKTLCYYLITRNRGSPVIKKFLGRLFKGILICDFWGAYNKINALAKQRCFYHLFTELVKVDTYNRSIPWKAFRKKLSRVLKDALRLSEEKNHLSPECFLRLKKRLHYRLEQFLITPYQDKDAQRLIKRLNRHKEELFTFLEHEGVSPYNNHAEQQMRKPVLTRKVSQQNRSAQGANTQAILMTLLRSAELQGANPVENLLAIAKNALTVKTPSGLAYKIAC comes from the coding sequence ATGACCAGGGATGAAGCCATAGCTATTTTGGAGATGGACAGAGAGGATGCGATTCAAGCTATCCTGATACTGGCCGAGAAAGCAGAGAAATATGACCGACTCTGCGATCAACCGAGACCAACTACCCCTCCCGGCATGACACCGCCGTATCTCAAACCCACAAGCAAAAGGAAAAGACGGCCTTGTGGCAGGAAACACGGACATAAGGGGATTTCCCGGAAACGGCCGGAAAAAATAACTGCCTATCAGACACATACCCTCAAGAGTTGTCCTGATTGCCACCAGCCACTGCAAAATCCGGTAAGAACGTATAAGCGATACATCGAAGATATCCCACAGATTGATCCGGTCGTGACTGAACATACGGTTCATGGTTCCTGGTGTTCTTGTTGTAGAAAGATTGTCCAGCCTACGGTCACAGACGCGTTGCCAAATGCCCGACTCGGATTGCGCCTCGTTGTCTTTACCGCCTGGCTTCATTACTTAGTCGGCATAAGTATAAACAATATCGTAAAGATGGTTTCCGTATTTTTCAACTTTCACATAAGCGCCGGTGGTTTAACCCAGGCTTGGAAGTCCCTTGCAACACTCCTGGAATCACGGTATAACGATATTGGACAAAAAGTCTCCGCAAGTGCCGTTTTACACGCAGATGAAACAGGGTGGCGGTTGAACGGGAAAACCCATTGGTTGTGGTGTTTTACCACCAAAACCCTCTGCTACTACCTCATAACACGCAATCGGGGATCGCCTGTCATAAAAAAGTTCTTAGGCAGACTATTCAAGGGCATCCTGATTTGTGACTTCTGGGGCGCTTATAACAAGATAAACGCACTGGCAAAGCAGCGGTGTTTCTATCATCTGTTCACGGAACTGGTAAAAGTCGACACATACAATCGGTCAATTCCATGGAAAGCTTTCCGGAAAAAACTCTCTCGTGTGCTCAAAGACGCATTGCGGTTATCGGAGGAAAAGAACCATTTGAGTCCAGAATGCTTTCTTCGGTTGAAAAAGAGATTACATTATCGGCTTGAACAGTTTTTGATAACACCCTATCAGGATAAAGACGCACAAAGACTGATCAAACGTCTGAATCGCCATAAAGAGGAACTCTTTACGTTCCTGGAACATGAGGGCGTGAGTCCCTATAATAACCATGCTGAGCAACAGATGCGAAAGCCGGTATTGACTCGAAAGGTCTCACAACAAAATCGTTCTGCTCAAGGTGCGAATACCCAGGCTATCCTTATGACATTGCTTCGCTCTGCGGAATTACAAGGTGCTAATCCCGTTGAAAACCTTCTGGCAATTGCCAAAAACGCCCTGACGGTAAAAACGCCTTCTGGGTTGGCCTATAAAATCGCTTGTTAA
- a CDS encoding Druantia anti-phage system protein DruA has protein sequence MKPILFHYRSRELHADDIAFIKALTERHFLRGRSYISRELCKSWNWMQPNGKLKEYAARDLLLRLEEQGLVSLPPRIRPKNNLKPKVFDQMPLFVKRTLEGAITEYETPTIQVVRDHQERYLWGYLLYHYHYLGCPRLVGEHIRHIVHIGNQVVACLGWASAAWKVKDRDRFIGWDESSKRTHLHLIASNVRFLIPPWVMIKHLASKVLSLALRRLSHDWKSVYGHPVYLAETFVDTARFQGTCYQAANWMRVGKTKGSAKRGNRYQYHGQPKELYLYPLHKNFRRFLTHDQG, from the coding sequence ATGAAGCCTATCCTATTCCACTACCGTTCACGAGAACTGCATGCAGACGATATAGCCTTTATCAAGGCTCTCACTGAGCGTCATTTTCTCAGAGGGCGAAGTTATATTTCCCGTGAACTCTGCAAGAGCTGGAACTGGATGCAGCCCAATGGCAAGTTGAAAGAATACGCAGCACGAGACCTCCTTCTGAGATTGGAAGAGCAGGGATTGGTTTCGCTTCCGCCACGAATACGGCCGAAAAACAATCTCAAACCCAAGGTCTTTGATCAGATGCCCCTTTTCGTCAAAAGAACACTGGAAGGTGCCATCACCGAGTATGAAACCCCGACGATCCAGGTGGTAAGAGATCATCAAGAGAGGTACCTCTGGGGTTATCTCCTTTATCACTACCACTACCTCGGATGTCCCCGGCTTGTTGGCGAACACATCAGGCACATCGTACATATCGGCAACCAGGTCGTTGCCTGTCTTGGATGGGCAAGTGCCGCATGGAAGGTCAAAGACCGTGATCGTTTCATCGGATGGGATGAGTCTTCCAAACGGACACACTTGCATTTGATTGCAAGTAACGTGCGATTTCTCATTCCACCCTGGGTTATGATCAAACACCTTGCATCCAAGGTATTATCCCTCGCCCTCAGGCGTTTGTCACATGACTGGAAATCCGTCTATGGCCATCCCGTGTATTTGGCTGAAACCTTTGTTGATACCGCACGGTTTCAAGGCACCTGCTACCAGGCAGCCAATTGGATGCGTGTTGGTAAAACCAAGGGGAGTGCAAAACGGGGCAATCGCTATCAGTATCATGGCCAACCTAAGGAACTCTACCTGTATCCTCTCCACAAAAATTTCCGGAGGTTTCTTACTCATGACCAGGGATGA